gagacctttttcgcaaatCCCACACATAtgtgtaaagaaatctctcattgtgaTGTATGGACGTTGGTTAGAATTACAGTATAattacacacattaaaatatgacGTGTAACCGGAGGggagggggctacgaaaattcttgaatTCATTTGGGGGGCATGAAATcttttgagagcgcgaaggggggACTGCGattttttaaatcaaacaaacttcaatcaatcaatcaatcaatcaatcaatcaatcaatcaatcaatcaatcactcaatcaatcaatcaatcaatcacaaaaaGGTACTTTCtatttgttctttatttttacATCCAGAAAATGTTAGAAAGTACATCGACGAAAAAATGACGTCAGATCTGGAGAAAGCAGGAGCAGTTTGTAATGAACTATCAGAATCTGTAATGAAGAAACTAAACAAAGCAATGGATGATCTACAGCAGGTTTCAACAGAATTAGTGAAGTCAATAGAGAATGGTAAACGTCGTGCAGAAATTAGACGTGTCATATTCAAAGTAGTTAGTGCGGCAGCACAAATCGTCATATGGCAGAGTGTCTTTGGACTCGGCAAAGTCGCTTTAGATGGAGCCAAGTCATTGGCTATTGGTGGTGCTAAGGAGGTTCCGAAATTCATTGCCGGTTGTTACTTAAATGAATATGCATCAGATGGCATAAGAAATGCTGATGATGGTGAGATGATCATTTTTATTTCTCTATTAAATAAcaatatacgtgtgtgtgtgtgtgtgtgtgtgtgtgtgtgtgtgtgtgtgtgtgtgtgtgtgtgtgtatatgtgtgtgtgtgtgtgtgtgtgcgcgcgcgcgtgtgtgtgtgtgtaccaatCATCTATAATCATTGTATACCACATaaagaaaatttatttttcaataacTTTGAAAACCTAATGTCTATTTTCTATGTTCAGACCTCAGAGCAATCATTCAACTTTTGGAGAATGTGAAAAGTAAGACGGGTCAGATGGATAAAGAGTTACAGCAGTCGGTGCTTAACTGGCAGTCGGTACTCACAACGTTCCAACATCTCCTGGTTGCACTCAAGAAGAGTGGGTCGATATTACAAGATGAAGAACTACATGATGTCAGTGCTCACGTGAAAGCAACTACAAAAGCACTTGAAACCCTGGATCTGCAAATTGATAAATTGGAGGACAACATCAAAGAAGCTGTCCACGTGTGACATTATTTACTTTACGCCATTGCCATAATACTGTATTTACAACATGCTTACTATATGATTACACGGTTTTGTCAAAGGGGCATTTGATAAACTAAAGAGGACGTTATATAAATTCTTCGGTAACATTGTATTTGGCCCTTTCTTTAAAATTTCCCCTTTCTATATCGCCCCATTTTTGCATGTATCCATTTGTCTCTGTCTACATTATTCTCTCCATGTCTTTCCATGATACTCTATAGTGATATAATGATACTCTAAGTAGCATATTTGAGATGCAAATTATACTGTCCCCTCCCCTTCACCCACCCCGATATCCCTGGGCCGATACCTAAGACAACAATGTCATTCTGTGCTCGAgctcttttcgaacagagcATTGTTGAGGTTCTTTACCCATATgtttcagtgtacatgtacatgtattatgcatTCTCAGTTGTTGAGTATAGCCACTCAGTTCCTCTTCAATCTCTCTGCCTGTTAACTTTATTTCTCGCTCTCTATCACCCGGTCCTGTTTCTCTTACAATCTCTtgacaattattacccctggctcggatcaaatcggcacaacggccctttcgtcttcctcaactccccggggagcatacaatccgttgcagccatttcagtgcataggattaaagccttcacattgcaacctacatcctaccaggtccccaattatatcATCCAGTCCTGTTTCTCTTCAATCTCTCTGCCTTCTAACTTTATATCACCCAGTCCTGTTTCTCTTCAATCCAATTTTCATCTCTCGTCATTTCTTAGAATTTCTTCTTCAACCTCTctttatttcatgtttatttctcTCTCCTAATATTCATTTGCCATTTTTCTACCAATATCTTCTCGTTGAACGTAAGTCGGCCTCCGTTTCACCTATAACTTTTGTTGCTATTTCCcctttcctttaaaaaaaaattctgtacCTAAAGAATTGTGTTCTTATGTTCTTTTTTCTCTGAGCTCCTAGAGATATCTCTTCCGTCCTTTTCAATCAATGTCCCAACATTAATTGACAATTTGAATTTGTGGCTACATATAGATGAAAATAGATATAAAGATTTGGACTGGTCCACACTCTGGTGGGAATAAAATGAAGGCTTCCAGGTATCTGAGGCGTATTGAATTCAGGTGATAAAACTTGATTCTGTATTAGTTACAAGGGTTGGaatgtatattatttttcaCTTTAGAGAGGGGTACGGCAGGGATGTCCACTCTCTGCACTGTTGTTCTTACTGGTAATAGAGGTACTTGCATGTAAGATTAGACATGGCAAATTAATTAAGGCTATAAAGCTACGAAGTGACAGTATCGCTAAAATATCCCTGCTTGCAGATGACACTACTATTTTTGTTGAAGACAAGGGATCTGTTGAagaagtattaaaagtaatgaGTTGTTTTCGTAAATGCAATTGGTTGAAAATGGATGATAATAAAACTAAAGCAATATTCATTGGGAGGGATAGGGATTGTATTGACAAGGTTGAGGACATTACATGGACAAATGAACCAATAAAGACATTGGGTGTATACTTTGGCTACGATACTAATAACTGTCTTCATCGGAAAAAGGTCGattttatgaaatgtaagtTTTACTCAAATGTCGACTCTTTAGAACACAGATACATTGAGTGCGATTTGGCAAGAGCTATGTGGTATCGAATCTCAAGACCTCTAACGTACTATTTACAAATGGATATTCATTTAGCAAGTACTGAGCTCATTTTCAACTGTCAGTTTAAACAAAGTAGATTAACAGATTGAGAATACATAGCTAATCTTTTGATACTGTAGGGAAGTGGTCAATTTATAAGTACTGGGTGTCTGAAGCAAAGGTACCATTGAACTGTATATGTTGGAACTTGAATTTAATTTAAGGTGTAAAATAGAGAaagatttgaatattaatgaaagaAGACTAGAGGTTTTTTGTAAACTTATAAATCTTTGGCAAACATTTTGaggtatgtatattttatgtaagaCACTGTATTGctttgtataattatttttgCTGGTGTATAATCATAATAAAAGACAAACTTGATTCTGTATAGCTAAAACTGAGCGTCCTTTCCTCTGAACTTGGTGATTATAAAAGACTGACAGCTGTTTATGTGGTATCCAAATTATTttagaacaaaataaaacactatTTTGAGTGAGTGAATTCCTATGTTTTTCACAGAAAGGACAAGACATGTTTTTTCTATCTATTACACTTTCTCTTTTATATTTAGTAACTCCACTCTCTCTACCGAAATGACAAATGGCAAGAAAGTGAGCAGTTGGACATTGGTATTCGATGATTGAGTCATCATTCACTTGAATATAGgagaaacaaaattgattacCTATGTGGCCATTGAATGCAaaatattgtccaatcagaaaTTAAGACTCCTTAGGATGTGTTAAAGTGTTTCAAAAATTATGTCGTGCGCACGAGATACTATCCCGTGAGCACGACTTatagtatgtcgtgctcacaagatagtatgtccTGCTCACAAGATAGCATCTCCTGCTCAGaagatagtatgtcgtgctcacaagatagtacctcgtgctcacaagatagtaagtCGTACGCACAAGATATTATGTCATGCTCAcgagattattttttattttttattttacaaaatgtcccttactGGCTTTCATACTCTTCCCTTGCTTcttgcacacacaaaaaagtcatGTTTCTGTAA
This portion of the Glandiceps talaboti chromosome 7, keGlaTala1.1, whole genome shotgun sequence genome encodes:
- the LOC144437628 gene encoding uncharacterized protein LOC144437628, whose translation is MSVHSCLQSLMPLLGRCIDDETLGQAFGFVVDCISEIEKNLNILTSFPEGDQSIKQKCRQIVFQIRQVLLSVLQESKDLKAFRLVCLDGLHVVSSEISFLHMNIDDFLKEEGLQKYKDIFEREEIGKAVELLDKEVINMDDLKKEMKLASFKRLKERLRKAENVRKYIDEKMTSDLEKAGAVCNELSESVMKKLNKAMDDLQQVSTELVKSIENGKRRAEIRRVIFKVVSAAAQIVIWQSVFGLGKVALDGAKSLAIGGAKEVPKFIAGCYLNEYASDGIRNADDDLRAIIQLLENVKSKTGQMDKELQQSVLNWQSVLTTFQHLLVALKKSGSILQDEELHDVSAHVKATTKALETLDLQIDKLEDNIKEAVHV